From a region of the uncultured Draconibacterium sp. genome:
- a CDS encoding glycosyltransferase, producing MRILQFIYELAPGGAERFVVDLCNSHANLGHEVILCVLRDDSIGNNGFYKKEISKSVQYMNLKIPEGLRFSNIHILYKVIKQIKPDVVHCHLNLINYIFPLTFLFSKTKFFHTIHNDAPKEISNKAEYFIRRFFYSKSIVNAITISKDTSTSFSEFYKTDRYEEIFNGRSIPQPTKELKTVKKEIQRPNRTAFIHVGRFNKQKNQYLLISVFNKLTQNGYPVDLYIIGPGFDSPKAQKLKDTAGSNIYFLGPKHNIADYYYAADAFCLSSIHEGMPITLIEAFACGCPAVCTPAGGIKEMIITGVNGYVSDTISEEAYYESLSRFLESKNKIDRQALINLFSSNYHINVCAKNYLNAYKKNGKTGYNPHKNSSAGINYRATV from the coding sequence ATGCGCATACTGCAGTTTATATACGAACTGGCACCCGGTGGGGCCGAACGATTTGTTGTTGATTTATGTAATTCACATGCAAATCTCGGACACGAGGTTATTTTATGTGTACTACGAGATGATTCAATAGGGAATAATGGGTTTTATAAAAAAGAGATTAGTAAAAGTGTGCAGTACATGAATTTGAAAATTCCCGAAGGTTTGCGGTTTAGCAATATCCACATACTTTACAAGGTAATTAAACAAATAAAACCCGATGTTGTACATTGCCATTTAAACCTGATTAATTATATATTTCCGCTAACTTTTCTTTTCTCAAAAACAAAATTCTTTCATACGATACATAACGATGCTCCAAAAGAAATAAGTAACAAAGCTGAATATTTTATACGTCGTTTTTTCTACTCAAAATCGATTGTCAATGCAATAACAATTTCAAAAGATACATCAACTTCGTTTAGCGAATTTTACAAAACCGACAGATATGAAGAGATTTTTAATGGCAGAAGTATTCCGCAACCTACCAAAGAATTAAAAACCGTTAAAAAGGAAATACAAAGACCCAATCGAACTGCTTTTATTCATGTTGGAAGATTTAACAAACAAAAAAACCAGTACCTGCTGATTTCTGTTTTTAATAAATTAACCCAAAATGGCTACCCGGTTGATTTATATATTATTGGCCCCGGTTTTGATTCGCCGAAAGCCCAAAAGCTAAAAGATACAGCTGGCAGTAACATCTACTTTCTAGGACCGAAACACAACATTGCCGATTATTATTATGCGGCCGATGCTTTTTGTCTTTCTTCAATTCACGAAGGAATGCCAATTACACTTATTGAAGCTTTTGCCTGCGGATGTCCGGCTGTTTGCACACCTGCCGGAGGAATAAAAGAGATGATAATTACCGGGGTTAACGGATATGTTTCTGACACCATATCGGAAGAAGCCTACTACGAAAGTTTATCGCGCTTTCTAGAGTCAAAAAACAAGATTGACAGACAGGCTTTGATTAATCTTTTTTCATCGAATTATCATATTAATGTTTGTGCTAAGAACTACTTAAATGCATATAAGAAGAATGGAAAGACAGGTTATAATCCCCACAAAAATTCCAGCGCAGGTATTAACTATAGGGCCACAGTATAA
- a CDS encoding glycosyltransferase family 4 protein, with translation MHIRRMERQVIIPTKIPAQVLTIGPQYKNHRGGIGAVIEIYSKYSNGFQYIKSHKPGTNLGNVLLFIKTVVLLFQKLIGNKNINIVHIHGASRGSFFRKYICFIIAKKLFNKKVLYHIHGGGFHVFYENSNAFVKKQIRYFINNVDCLICLSVQWKTFFTENFNPKRIEIIANIIDYPVVYKSIPKEKELVFLFLGYIHKQKGIFDLLELIADNKEKYSGKIKIVIGGNGEVEKLRRLITENQLSPIVEFVGWVTKDEKANWLKKTDVYILPSYYEGLPISILEAMSYGHPIISTNVGGIPEIVKTNKNGILITPGNFNEIEEAIDFFVNKPEQIKVFGQVSKQLVKKHLPNSVISELVNIYNS, from the coding sequence ATGCATATAAGAAGAATGGAAAGACAGGTTATAATCCCCACAAAAATTCCAGCGCAGGTATTAACTATAGGGCCACAGTATAAAAACCACCGAGGTGGAATTGGGGCTGTTATTGAAATATACAGCAAATATTCCAATGGTTTTCAGTACATAAAAAGCCATAAACCGGGCACCAATCTTGGAAACGTTTTATTGTTTATAAAAACAGTAGTACTACTTTTTCAGAAGCTTATTGGAAATAAGAACATAAATATTGTTCATATCCACGGAGCATCGCGAGGAAGCTTTTTTCGAAAATATATCTGTTTTATTATAGCTAAAAAACTGTTCAATAAAAAGGTGTTATACCATATCCACGGAGGGGGATTTCATGTTTTTTACGAAAACAGTAATGCCTTTGTAAAAAAACAAATACGATACTTTATAAATAATGTTGATTGCCTCATTTGTTTATCGGTACAATGGAAAACTTTTTTTACCGAGAATTTCAATCCTAAACGTATTGAGATAATTGCAAATATTATTGATTATCCGGTTGTATATAAATCCATTCCGAAAGAAAAGGAGCTGGTATTTTTATTTCTCGGATACATTCACAAACAAAAAGGCATATTCGATCTGTTAGAACTAATTGCCGACAATAAAGAAAAGTATAGCGGCAAGATTAAAATTGTTATTGGAGGAAATGGTGAAGTTGAGAAACTTCGGCGATTAATTACTGAAAATCAACTCTCGCCGATTGTTGAATTTGTTGGTTGGGTTACAAAAGACGAAAAAGCAAATTGGCTAAAAAAGACCGATGTTTACATTTTGCCCTCCTATTACGAAGGACTTCCTATTTCCATTTTGGAAGCCATGTCTTATGGTCACCCAATAATATCGACAAATGTTGGAGGTATACCTGAAATAGTAAAAACAAATAAAAACGGGATTCTAATAACTCCCGGAAACTTTAACGAGATTGAAGAGGCGATCGATTTTTTCGTTAATAAGCCTGAGCAAATAAAGGTTTTTGGGCAGGTGTCGAAACAACTCGTAAAGAAGCATTTACCAAACTCAGTAATATCCGAATTAGTCAATATTTACAACTCTTAA
- a CDS encoding alginate lyase family protein — protein MWIINRLLAMSLPEVVFRIKQLVQKYYEKYFLMGKQADVPTVKYNSLPINFADFTDFNTQGKISIFGKDFNYNRSDINWHTDIFSEKQFSLEFSKSINIRTSNNRSAKVVWEINRMQFLSLIALRYKKFGRIKDIKLFIGITESWIEQNPYLKGINWYSNIEVNIRLIVWYFCWNLLDAEKLIKEHDFFKNFVEKKWLPCIYQHCKYSYKNPSKYSSSNNHLISEYSGLFIASVLWQFPESNKWNRHAKKGLEKEIVRQHSDNGINKEEAAEYIQFITDFFLLPYVVARKNNTPFSTDYESYLLNILFYIKGFIDVKGNFPKYGDEDDGKCILFTEDKDINNFQSLLNTGAILFNKPELRATNIDLKTIILTEANAKNAQTEIKPSTTDFTSKFYKKEGHGIFRFPAKGEEVYVHFDAAPLGFLSIAAHGHADALSFILHINGNPIFVDPGTYTYHTEYEWRKYFMGTLAHNTVRINKTNQAKLAGPTLWLNHYKCKITKLDLSKNNDTVVAQHNGYQKLGIIHSRELRIEKDNNRISIIDTIQCKQKGEYYIEIPFHLHPNIKIKNTGNSEFQLIDKELHIAHVSLDKKLETNIVNGQESPELLGWYSKSFMQKEPSNTIYCTTTITTTQKFQTIISLK, from the coding sequence ATGTGGATAATAAATCGATTACTCGCCATGTCCTTGCCCGAGGTAGTTTTTAGAATAAAACAACTCGTTCAGAAATACTACGAAAAGTACTTTTTAATGGGAAAACAGGCTGACGTACCCACCGTAAAGTACAACAGTTTGCCTATTAATTTCGCCGATTTTACCGACTTTAATACACAAGGGAAAATAAGCATTTTTGGTAAAGACTTTAATTATAATCGGTCAGACATTAACTGGCACACCGATATTTTTTCAGAAAAACAGTTTTCGTTAGAGTTCTCTAAATCAATTAATATTAGAACGAGTAATAATCGTTCGGCCAAAGTAGTATGGGAAATAAATCGTATGCAGTTTTTAAGCCTAATAGCCCTGAGGTATAAAAAATTTGGACGCATAAAAGATATAAAGCTATTTATAGGCATTACTGAATCGTGGATTGAACAAAATCCATATTTAAAAGGCATTAACTGGTACAGCAACATTGAAGTAAATATACGACTGATTGTATGGTATTTTTGCTGGAATCTGCTTGATGCAGAAAAGCTAATAAAAGAGCATGATTTTTTTAAAAATTTTGTAGAAAAGAAATGGTTGCCATGTATTTATCAGCACTGTAAATATTCTTACAAAAATCCATCGAAATATTCTTCGTCGAACAACCATTTAATTTCAGAATATTCAGGATTGTTTATAGCCAGTGTGCTTTGGCAATTTCCCGAATCGAATAAATGGAACCGGCATGCTAAAAAAGGATTGGAAAAAGAGATTGTACGGCAACACTCAGATAACGGAATAAATAAAGAAGAAGCGGCAGAATATATTCAGTTTATAACCGACTTCTTTCTATTGCCCTATGTAGTTGCCCGGAAAAACAACACGCCTTTTAGTACTGATTACGAAAGCTATTTGCTCAACATTCTTTTCTACATAAAAGGCTTTATAGATGTGAAAGGTAATTTCCCCAAATACGGGGATGAAGATGATGGCAAATGTATATTGTTTACTGAAGATAAGGATATAAATAATTTTCAATCGCTTTTAAACACAGGGGCAATTCTATTCAATAAACCGGAGTTAAGAGCTACAAATATTGATTTAAAAACAATAATATTAACTGAAGCAAATGCAAAAAATGCTCAGACAGAGATCAAGCCATCGACCACTGATTTTACATCAAAATTCTATAAAAAAGAAGGACATGGTATTTTTCGCTTCCCCGCTAAAGGAGAAGAAGTTTATGTGCATTTTGATGCTGCTCCTCTTGGCTTTTTATCGATAGCCGCACACGGGCATGCTGATGCGCTTTCATTTATTCTGCATATAAACGGCAATCCCATTTTTGTCGATCCGGGAACGTACACTTACCACACCGAATATGAGTGGCGCAAATATTTTATGGGTACGCTTGCTCATAACACAGTTCGGATTAACAAAACCAACCAGGCAAAACTTGCTGGTCCAACACTTTGGTTAAACCACTATAAATGTAAAATTACCAAGCTCGATTTGTCGAAAAACAACGACACCGTTGTTGCCCAACATAACGGATACCAAAAGTTGGGTATAATACACTCACGAGAATTACGCATCGAAAAAGATAATAATCGGATTAGTATAATCGACACCATTCAGTGTAAACAAAAAGGTGAATATTATATAGAGATACCATTTCATTTACATCCAAATATAAAAATTAAAAACACCGGCAATTCTGAATTTCAATTAATTGATAAAGAACTACATATAGCCCATGTTTCGCTGGATAAAAAGCTTGAAACAAACATTGTAAATGGTCAGGAATCACCTGAACTATTAGGTTGGTATTCTAAATCATTTATGCAAAAAGAGCCTAGTAATACGATTTACTGCACTACAACAATTACAACAACTCAGAAATTTCAAACCATCATTTCACTTAAATAA
- a CDS encoding UDP-glucose/GDP-mannose dehydrogenase family protein encodes MRISIFGLGYVGCVSLGCLAKNGHQVIGVDVNTTKVEQINSGKATIIEKDIAEIIAEQHELNRISATTSFNDAILNSEISIVAVGTPSSKNGHLNLQYIYSVAEQIGVALMNKDSFHIIVIRSTIMPGTCDEFARIVEEISGKERNKDFAIVDNPEFLREGSAVNDYFNPPLTLVGSDNRDAAEKVSLLYKHLPAEIITTNLKVAEIMKYVNNTFHALKISFGNEIGNICTELNIDSHEVMNIFCKDKQLNISPYYFKPGFAYGGSCLPKDLKGLQTLAHDLYIDTPIINNVGKTNDLQIDRAVTLILNHWNKKLGFLGLSFKAGTDDLRNSPAVAVIERLIGKGCEISIYDKNINLSLLTGTNKEFIDEKIPHLSSFLVNSTQEIIDNCDVIIVNNKEKEFTDILKNVNSKIIIDMVRLDESLISKQNYTGINWAIDTSESTESKSWAIDMPKSIQ; translated from the coding sequence ATGAGAATAAGTATTTTCGGACTCGGTTACGTTGGATGCGTTAGCCTTGGATGTTTAGCAAAAAACGGGCACCAGGTTATTGGCGTTGATGTTAACACAACTAAAGTAGAACAAATAAACAGTGGCAAAGCCACTATAATTGAAAAAGATATTGCTGAAATTATTGCCGAACAACATGAGTTAAATCGAATTTCGGCAACAACTTCATTTAACGATGCAATCCTAAATTCAGAAATCAGTATTGTTGCCGTAGGAACTCCCAGCAGCAAAAATGGCCATTTGAACTTGCAATACATTTATAGTGTAGCTGAACAAATTGGCGTAGCATTAATGAATAAAGACTCCTTTCATATTATTGTAATCCGCTCTACAATTATGCCGGGCACGTGCGATGAGTTTGCAAGAATTGTTGAAGAAATCTCAGGAAAAGAAAGAAACAAAGATTTTGCAATTGTAGATAATCCTGAGTTTTTGCGCGAAGGAAGTGCTGTGAACGACTACTTTAATCCTCCTCTAACACTAGTTGGATCGGATAATAGAGATGCCGCCGAAAAAGTATCGCTGCTCTATAAACATCTTCCGGCAGAAATAATTACAACAAATTTAAAGGTTGCCGAAATAATGAAATATGTAAACAATACATTTCATGCACTTAAAATTTCTTTTGGTAACGAAATTGGGAACATCTGCACCGAATTGAATATTGATTCGCATGAAGTGATGAATATTTTTTGCAAAGATAAACAACTCAACATTTCGCCTTACTACTTTAAGCCTGGTTTTGCTTACGGAGGATCATGTTTGCCAAAAGATTTGAAAGGCCTGCAAACACTGGCACACGATTTATATATCGACACACCAATAATAAATAATGTTGGAAAGACCAACGATCTACAAATCGACAGAGCTGTAACCCTCATTTTAAATCACTGGAATAAAAAACTGGGATTTTTAGGATTAAGTTTTAAAGCCGGAACAGATGATTTAAGAAACAGTCCGGCAGTTGCAGTTATTGAGAGACTCATCGGGAAAGGATGTGAGATTTCAATCTACGATAAGAACATTAATCTCTCGTTACTTACCGGAACAAACAAAGAATTTATCGATGAAAAGATTCCACACCTCTCCTCTTTTCTGGTTAATTCAACGCAGGAAATTATTGATAACTGCGATGTGATAATTGTAAATAACAAAGAGAAAGAGTTTACCGATATTCTTAAAAATGTTAATAGCAAGATAATAATCGACATGGTTAGATTAGACGAAAGTTTAATTAGTAAACAAAACTATACCGGTATTAATTGGGCAATCGATACGTCGGAATCAACTGAGAGCAAAAGTTGGGCCATCGACATGCCAAAAAGTATACAATAA
- a CDS encoding glycosyltransferase family 4 protein produces MNVLQGKHILIIVENLPLPFDRRVWQEANTLKENGAEVSIICPKMKGYNSSHEFINGINIYRHPLPVEGSGALGYLVEYSVAIFWEFVLSWKIFLKKRFHVIHGCNPPDLIFLSALVFKLFGVKYIFDHHDINPELYIAKFNRKGIFYKMMLAFEYLTFKTASYSIATNSSYKEIAIKRGKMLPNKVQVVRSGPQLERLKLLPKKEEYRKNRPFMVGYVGVIGEQEGIDLLLGSIKYITQIRSDIQFAILGGGTCLEAMKALSEKLDLTEYVDFYGRVSDEILMEVLNTADVCVNPDKPSEMNNLSTMNKIMEYMALKKPIVQYDLKEGRISAQEASLYAENNNTKDFADKIMHLIDHPELRKEMADFGYRRVVNELSWEHESQKLISVYNELLGDAKSRSLLTSNT; encoded by the coding sequence ATGAACGTACTACAAGGAAAACACATATTGATAATTGTTGAAAATCTTCCGTTACCATTTGATAGAAGAGTGTGGCAGGAAGCGAATACCTTAAAAGAAAACGGAGCCGAGGTTAGTATTATTTGCCCCAAAATGAAAGGGTACAACAGTAGCCACGAATTTATAAACGGCATTAATATCTATCGACATCCGCTACCAGTGGAAGGAAGTGGTGCCCTTGGATATCTGGTTGAGTACTCTGTTGCAATTTTTTGGGAGTTTGTTCTTAGTTGGAAAATCTTCTTAAAAAAACGCTTTCATGTTATTCATGGCTGCAATCCTCCGGATTTAATATTTCTGTCGGCGTTAGTATTTAAACTCTTTGGAGTAAAATACATTTTCGACCATCACGATATAAATCCCGAGCTCTATATCGCCAAGTTTAATCGAAAAGGCATTTTTTATAAGATGATGCTTGCTTTTGAATACCTAACCTTCAAAACGGCATCGTATTCAATTGCAACCAATTCTTCGTATAAAGAAATTGCAATTAAACGCGGAAAAATGTTGCCCAATAAAGTACAGGTGGTAAGAAGCGGCCCCCAACTCGAACGGCTTAAACTTTTACCAAAAAAAGAAGAATACAGAAAAAACAGACCTTTTATGGTTGGGTATGTTGGCGTTATTGGCGAACAGGAAGGTATTGATTTACTACTGGGAAGTATTAAATACATTACACAAATACGTTCGGATATTCAATTTGCAATACTTGGAGGAGGCACTTGTCTTGAGGCGATGAAGGCACTTTCAGAAAAACTGGATCTAACCGAATATGTAGATTTTTACGGAAGGGTTTCTGATGAAATATTAATGGAAGTACTAAACACAGCAGATGTTTGCGTTAATCCTGACAAACCTTCGGAAATGAATAATTTATCGACGATGAATAAGATTATGGAATACATGGCCTTAAAAAAGCCAATCGTTCAATATGATTTAAAAGAAGGTCGAATATCCGCACAAGAAGCATCGTTGTATGCTGAAAATAACAACACAAAAGATTTTGCAGACAAAATCATGCATCTGATTGACCATCCCGAACTGCGAAAAGAAATGGCAGATTTCGGTTACCGCCGAGTTGTTAACGAACTCTCCTGGGAACACGAAAGCCAAAAATTAATTAGTGTATATAACGAGCTTTTAGGCGATGCAAAATCAAGAAGCTTGTTAACCTCTAATACCTGA
- a CDS encoding sugar transferase, whose translation MFKSREPALERISVVFQVALTIFCFYLTLWASGVLTLNYLLHNKEHMVITFIMTPIWFGLLEFFEMGTMARIQRYRTIIHKYVLVVLIGVGAIILLVELFEFKSLGTSLLLKFALLNHVVLSWQKVIGRLIMKYLRKRGFNIRLIIIIADDDSIPFIDQIIDTSEWGYNIVGIITDSKKVKQTYDGVFPMFSEKKNFANIIDEHIVDEVIFCKQHFQTKRIRKHIDLCREIGVIFHIHNNVFSIDGLKPAVSYINRQFLLSFKNTPGNYFGLKLKGTIDFFLTIFILICVSPFMLLIGLLIKLDDGGPVLFKQTRVGKHGRLFKLLKFRTMVINAEELQKDIMDQNEQDGPIFKIKNDPRITRIGRFLRKTSLDELPQFINVLLGDMSIVGPRPPIPSEVKLYERNLTRRLSINPGITCIWQVSGRNNISFNRWMEMDMEYIDNWSLALDFVIILKTFRVIFIGNGQ comes from the coding sequence ATGTTTAAATCACGAGAACCCGCTTTGGAACGGATAAGTGTTGTTTTCCAGGTGGCACTTACAATTTTCTGCTTTTATTTAACATTATGGGCGTCAGGCGTTTTAACACTTAACTACCTGCTACATAATAAAGAGCACATGGTAATAACCTTTATTATGACCCCAATATGGTTTGGTTTACTCGAGTTTTTCGAAATGGGAACCATGGCAAGGATTCAACGCTATCGTACAATTATTCATAAATATGTTTTAGTTGTGCTAATTGGCGTTGGTGCTATAATTCTTTTGGTTGAACTATTCGAATTCAAGAGTTTAGGTACATCGTTATTACTCAAATTTGCCTTGCTTAACCATGTTGTTTTATCGTGGCAAAAAGTTATTGGCCGCTTAATAATGAAATACCTGCGAAAAAGAGGATTCAACATCCGGCTGATAATAATTATTGCCGATGACGATTCAATTCCGTTTATCGATCAAATAATCGACACCAGCGAATGGGGCTACAATATTGTTGGAATTATAACTGATTCAAAGAAAGTCAAACAAACATATGATGGCGTTTTTCCAATGTTTTCGGAGAAAAAAAACTTTGCAAATATTATTGATGAACACATTGTTGATGAAGTTATTTTTTGCAAACAACATTTTCAAACCAAACGAATTCGAAAACACATTGATTTATGCCGTGAAATTGGTGTAATATTCCATATCCACAATAATGTATTTAGTATCGATGGCCTGAAACCCGCAGTTTCGTATATAAACAGGCAATTCCTACTATCCTTTAAAAATACCCCCGGCAACTACTTCGGGTTGAAACTTAAGGGGACGATCGATTTTTTCTTAACTATTTTCATTCTCATTTGCGTCTCTCCTTTTATGCTTTTGATAGGGCTATTGATAAAACTTGATGACGGTGGTCCGGTGCTTTTTAAACAAACAAGAGTAGGCAAGCATGGACGGCTTTTTAAGTTGTTAAAATTCAGAACCATGGTTATTAATGCTGAAGAGTTGCAAAAAGATATAATGGACCAGAATGAGCAAGACGGACCTATTTTTAAAATAAAAAACGACCCGCGTATTACACGTATTGGAAGATTTTTACGTAAAACCTCACTCGACGAGTTACCTCAGTTTATTAATGTATTGTTGGGCGACATGTCGATTGTAGGTCCACGGCCACCAATTCCTTCTGAAGTAAAACTATACGAGAGAAACCTTACCCGGCGACTAAGCATAAATCCCGGAATTACTTGTATTTGGCAGGTATCGGGGCGTAATAATATTTCATTTAATCGATGGATGGAGATGGATATGGAATACATTGACAACTGGTCGTTGGCTCTTGATTTTGTAATCATCTTAAAAACCTTTAGAGTAATTTTTATCGGAAACGGACAATAA
- a CDS encoding polysaccharide biosynthesis/export family protein has product MFNEKKDLNTYYDIPKSVPDHRIQPFDNLYLSVLTLDPEVNKLFNPSLEGSGIASGTQQMYGSPSSQYINGYMVSEDGTINLPIMGEINLQGLTLREAQVRLKERASEYLKEPTVQVKFLNYKVNILGEVLNPGIYYNYEGTITLLDALSMANGITTFANIEDVVVKRSDKQDRIETINVNLKDNSIYASKAYYLQPNDVVYIPPSKLKRRSERSDTYSQILSTISTLVVALALVVNL; this is encoded by the coding sequence ATGTTCAATGAAAAAAAGGATTTAAACACTTACTACGATATTCCGAAATCGGTTCCTGACCATAGAATTCAACCGTTCGATAATTTATATCTGAGCGTTTTAACTCTCGATCCGGAAGTGAACAAACTCTTCAATCCAAGCCTGGAAGGAAGCGGAATTGCATCGGGAACGCAACAAATGTATGGTTCCCCGTCAAGCCAATATATAAATGGTTATATGGTTTCGGAAGATGGCACTATTAACCTGCCAATAATGGGTGAAATTAACTTACAGGGACTTACCCTAAGAGAAGCCCAGGTACGTTTAAAAGAACGAGCCTCAGAATATTTGAAGGAACCCACAGTGCAGGTTAAGTTTTTAAACTATAAAGTAAACATTCTCGGAGAAGTTCTCAACCCGGGAATATACTACAACTATGAAGGTACAATTACACTGCTAGATGCGCTAAGCATGGCAAACGGAATAACAACTTTTGCCAATATTGAAGATGTAGTTGTAAAAAGAAGCGATAAACAAGACAGAATAGAAACCATAAATGTAAACCTGAAAGACAATAGTATTTATGCGTCAAAAGCCTATTATCTGCAACCCAACGACGTAGTTTACATCCCTCCCAGCAAATTAAAACGAAGAAGTGAACGTAGCGATACCTACTCTCAAATACTCTCGACTATATCAACATTAGTTGTTGCCCTCGCATTAGTAGTGAATCTATAG